A single genomic interval of Lathyrus oleraceus cultivar Zhongwan6 chromosome 7, CAAS_Psat_ZW6_1.0, whole genome shotgun sequence harbors:
- the LOC127107678 gene encoding L-Ala-D/L-amino acid epimerase, with the protein MDLKLQLKSPLSQSFLLRSSPTHFTYSSNSIHFTKKFASFSTVMATSAASAAKPIAYGFKTLLETFTVDVHRAENRPLNVPLISPFTIASSKLEKVENVAIRVELSNGAVGWGEAPILPFVTAEDQHTAMVKASEACDFLLKCPALTLGSMLGKIGDILPGHQFASVRAGVEMAVIDAVANSIRVPLWRLFGGASNTITTDITIPIVSSAEAAELASKYYKQGFKTLKLKVGKNLNADIEVLQAIRVAHPECQFILDANEGYNSDEAVEVLEKLHEMGLTPILFEQPVHRDDWDGLGYVSNIAREKYGVSVAADESCRSLVDVYKIVEGNIVDVINIKLAKVGVIGAIDIIEKARSAGLDLMIGGMVETRLAMGFAGHLAAGLGCFKFIDLDTPLLLSDDPVLEGYEVSGATYTFTNARGHGGFLHWDNLA; encoded by the exons ATGGATTTGAAATTGCAATTGAAATCACCACTATCACAGAGTTTCTTACTACGTTCTTCTCCAACCCATTTCACCTACAGCTCCAATTCAATCCATTTCACCAAAAAGTTTGCTTCTTTTTCCACAGTCATGGCTACTTCTGCTGCATCAGCGGCGAAACCAATCGCTTATGGTTTCAAAACTTTGTTGGAAactttcactgttgatgttcATAGAGCAGAGAATAGGCCACTGAATGTgcccttgatttcaccttttaCAATTGCTTCTTCAAAGTTGGAGAAAGTTGAGAACGTTGCTATTAGGGTTGAATTGAGTAACGGTGCTGTTGGGTGGGGTGAAGCACCGATTTTGCCTTTTGTTACTGCGGAGGATCAACACACGGCTATGGTTAAAGCTTCTGAAGCTTGTGATTTCTTGCTGAAATGTCCTGCGTTAACATTGGGTTCTATGTTGGGGAAAATTGGTGATATTCTTCCCGGGCATCAATTTGCTTCG GTTAGGGCTGGAGTGGAGATGGCAGTAATCGACGCTGTTGCGAATAGTATTCGTGTGCCATTGTGGAGGCTTTTTGGTGGTGCTTCAAATACCATAACCACTGATATAACA ATCCCGATTGTTTCTTCAGCTGAAGCAGCTGAATTGGCTTCTAAGTACTATAAACAAGGATTCAAGACATTAAAGCTGAAAGTGGGAAAGAATCTGAATGCAGATATAGAAGTGCTTCAAGCGATACGTGTTGCTCACCCCGAGTGTCAGTTTATTCTCGATGCTAATGAAGGGTATAACTCTGACGAAGCAGTGGAAGTCCTCGAAAAATTACACG AAATGGGGTTGACCCCTATTCTATTTGAGCAACCAGTTCACAGAGATGATTGGGATGGTCTTGGTTACGTGAGTAACATAGCGAGAGAAAAGTATGGAGTATCTGTTGCAGCTGATGAGAGTTGCAGAAGTTTAGTAGATGTTTACAAAATAGTTGAAGGGAATATTGTAGATGTGATTAACATTAAGCTTGCTAAAGTTGGAGTTATAGGTGCAATAGATATTATTGAAAAAGCAAGATCAGCAGGATTGGATTTGATGATTGGTGGTATGGTTGAGACAAGACTTGCTATGGGATTTGCTGGTCATCTTGCTGCTGGCCTTGGATGTTTTAA GTTTATTGACCTAGACACACCACTTCTACTATCAGATGATCCAGTTCTCGAAGGCTATGAAG TTTCAGGTGCCACTTACACATTCACAAATGCTAGGGGACATGGTGGATTCCTTCATTGGGACAACCTTGCTTAG
- the LOC127107679 gene encoding uncharacterized protein LOC127107679, with protein MRRTLLRNASLFTRNLLHHHSSSTVPLAVSSHSRFRLFSSDEKPSPVPSIKDTAPVEIEDVDNKELKSRIDKYLKGDEQMLPSIMEAIMQRKLSGKHEDTDDELMEELSMEPIDDVDDKDFESDFEDLHETDEEIDDLYNARDIVMKRMVKDQYFNMDDKKWDDIVEDGVKHGFLMDTKECEEILEDMLSWDKLLPDEIKQKVETKFNELGEMCERGELEPEAAYEQFKKFEDELVMEYMKTAEKEAAMQSVDTSVPDKKKDSDDPPGEGPILRWQTRVVFAPGGDAWHPKNRKVKLSVTVKELGLSKYQFRRLRELVGKRYHPGKDELTITSERFEHREENRKDCLRTLLSLIEEAGKANKLVDDARTSYVKERLRGNPAFMERLHAKSLRLRESNQVPA; from the exons ATGAGACGAACTCTGCTTCGAAATGCTTCTCTCTTCACTCGCAATCTTCTTCACCACCACTCTTCCTCCACCGTCCCACTCGCCGTTTCATCTCACTCCCGATTCAGACTCTTCTCCTCCGATGAAAAACCCTCTCCAGTTCCCTCCATCAAAGACACCGCCCCCGTCGAAATTGAAGACGTCGACAACAAAG aGCTGAAGTCGCGGATTGATAAATACCTAAAAGGCGACGAGCAGATGCTTCCTTCGATCATGGAGGCGATTATGCAGAGGAAGTTATCAGGGAAGCACGAAGATACTGATGATGAGTTGATGGAAGAACTCAGCATGGAACCTATTGATGATGTGGATGATAAGGATTTTGAATCTGATTTTGAGGATTTACATGAAACTGATGAGGAGATTGATGATTTGTATAATGCTAGAGATATTGTCATGAAGAGAATGGTTAAAGATCAGTACTTTAATATGGATGACAAGAAATGGGATgacattgttgaagatggtgTTAAGCATGGTTTTCTTATGGATACTAAGGAGTGTGAGGAGATTCTTGAAGATATGCTTAGCTGGGACAAACTTCTACCAG ATGAGATAAAACAGAAGGTGGAAACAAAATTTAATGAGCTCGGGGAAATGTGTGAAAGAGGGGAACTTGAACCTGAAGCTGCTTATGAACAGTTTAAGAAGTTTGAGGATGAGCTTGTGATGGAATATATGAAGACGGCGGAAAAAGAAGCGGCCATGCAGTCTGTTGATACTTCTGTGCCAGACAAGAAGAAGGATTCCGATGATCCACCTGGTGAAGGCCCAATTCTCCGGTGGCAAACTCGAGTAGTATTTGCCCCTGGTGGTGATGCATGGCATCCCAAAAACAGGAAAGTGAAACTATCTGTAACGGTGAAGGAGCTTGGACTTTCAAAATACCAATTTCGCCGTCTTAGAGAATTAGTTGGAAAGCGTTATCATCCCGGGAAAGATGAGCTCACAATTACTAGTGAGAG GTTTGAGCATCGTGAAGAAAACAGAAAGGACTGCTTGAGGACTCTTCTCTCACTCATTGAAGAAGCCGGCAAAGCTAATAAATTAGTAGATGATGCTCGAACTTCATATGTGAAAGAGAGACTTCGAGGCAATCCAGCTTTCATGGAGAGGCTGCATGCTAAGTCCCTGAGATTAAGAGAATCCAATCAAGTTCCTGCTTGA